The Paenibacillus sophorae genome has a segment encoding these proteins:
- a CDS encoding HD-GYP domain-containing protein — protein sequence MKVHVTDLKPGDFLKEDTFSNRGIHILSKGAQLREDDINRLMLHGVDYVDIEGPAQPTPSTPSVVQAVTTQFDQTIEGFESLYLEALTKGSFNQSMVDDILKPLLNSLDQNKDVVTLLLLLDRDDDYTYIHSLQVGMLTYYIASWLGYSKKECYEISRAGYLLDIGKCRIPAAILKKPGKLTPEEFQEVQRHTTYGYEIIRNSMSNHSTALVALQHHEREDGSGYPAKLVKAEIHPYAQIAAIADVYSAMTTSRVYQSKQELISVLRELHNLGFGKLNGKSVQAFIQHLMPNFIGKRVLLSTGDMGVIILNNSTDVFRPLVQSGGRFIDLSRERNLAIVEIYMD from the coding sequence TTGAAAGTGCACGTCACGGATTTAAAGCCCGGTGATTTCCTGAAGGAAGATACCTTCAGCAACCGAGGCATTCATATATTGTCCAAAGGAGCACAGCTCCGGGAAGATGACATTAATAGACTTATGCTGCATGGCGTGGACTATGTTGACATTGAAGGTCCCGCACAGCCGACCCCCTCGACCCCGTCAGTTGTTCAGGCGGTAACTACGCAATTCGACCAAACAATAGAAGGCTTTGAATCCCTCTACCTGGAGGCGCTGACCAAAGGAAGCTTCAACCAGTCCATGGTTGACGATATCCTAAAGCCCCTGCTGAATTCGCTCGACCAGAATAAAGATGTCGTTACTCTGCTCCTTCTGCTGGACCGTGATGACGACTATACCTACATCCATTCACTTCAGGTCGGTATGCTAACTTATTATATTGCTTCCTGGCTTGGCTATTCCAAGAAGGAATGCTACGAAATTTCCCGAGCAGGGTATTTGCTTGATATCGGCAAATGCCGCATTCCGGCAGCCATTCTGAAGAAGCCCGGCAAGCTGACTCCGGAGGAATTTCAGGAAGTCCAGCGGCACACTACATACGGCTACGAGATTATCCGCAACTCCATGAGCAACCACAGCACGGCCCTCGTTGCTCTTCAGCATCATGAACGCGAGGACGGTTCGGGTTATCCCGCTAAGCTGGTAAAAGCCGAGATTCATCCGTACGCCCAGATCGCCGCGATCGCAGACGTGTATAGCGCTATGACGACCTCCCGGGTATATCAGTCGAAACAGGAGCTCATCAGCGTATTGCGGGAGCTTCACAATCTTGGCTTCGGCAAGCTGAACGGCAAGTCCGTACAAGCTTTTATCCAGCATCTTATGCCGAACTTTATTGGTAAAAGAGTGCTGCTCAGCACCGGCGATATGGGCGTTATCATTTTGAATAATTCAACCGATGTGTTTCGGCCCCTCGTACAAAGCGGAGGACGCTTCATTGATCTTTCCCGTGAACGGAATTTAGCGATTGTTGAGATTTATATGGATTAG
- a CDS encoding molybdenum cofactor biosynthesis protein, with protein sequence MQISIRLFAGLAEAIGSQILDFHVAEPQVTAGKLKELLSASYPEAAGQITVSMVAIDREYAPEDTVISNSSEVALIPPVSGGEPSPDEGSTQNGLYTVTEQPLRTEDILDKVLDKDHGASLVFVGTTREMTGDERTEALHYEAYVPMALSKFEEIGREVMERWQARCAISHRIGHVGLKEASVIIAVSTPHRDTCYEASRFAIEELKRMVPIWKKDIGASSEKWKGADKAYRDN encoded by the coding sequence ATGCAAATTTCAATTCGTCTTTTCGCGGGGCTGGCCGAAGCGATCGGTTCCCAGATCCTAGATTTCCACGTAGCCGAGCCTCAGGTAACTGCCGGTAAACTCAAGGAGCTGCTATCCGCTTCCTATCCCGAAGCCGCCGGTCAGATCACCGTTTCCATGGTTGCCATTGATCGGGAATATGCTCCGGAAGACACGGTTATTTCCAATTCCTCCGAAGTGGCGCTTATCCCTCCGGTTTCCGGGGGGGAGCCTTCCCCCGATGAGGGCAGCACTCAGAATGGGTTGTATACCGTAACGGAGCAGCCGCTCCGTACGGAGGACATCCTGGACAAGGTATTGGACAAAGATCATGGCGCTTCGCTTGTCTTTGTGGGGACAACACGGGAAATGACCGGAGATGAGCGGACAGAGGCTCTTCACTACGAGGCTTATGTTCCGATGGCGCTCTCCAAGTTTGAGGAAATCGGCCGTGAGGTTATGGAACGCTGGCAGGCGCGCTGTGCCATTTCTCATCGGATCGGGCATGTAGGTCTGAAAGAAGCCAGTGTGATAATCGCCGTTTCTACCCCGCATCGCGATACCTGCTATGAAGCAAGCCGCTTCGCGATCGAAGAACTGAAACGAATGGTTCCTATATGGAAAAAAGACATAGGCGCTTCGTCTGAGAAATGGAAGGGCGCCGATAAGGCTTATCGTGACAATTGA
- a CDS encoding bifunctional metallophosphatase/5'-nucleotidase → MRPETERLTILHTNDIHSHFEMMSPLAAAITRQRTEAQGGTVLLFDIGDHMDRAAAATEGTMGQANIDMINLTGYDTVTIGNNEGLTFSQDILSGIFAGIECPVVCCNLVETATGNPPLWMKRHTILEREGVRIGVTGATAPFAPFYSLLGWDALEPEECLREECRLLAHQVDILIILSHLGLPADKLLAERLDGVHAILGGHTHHVLEQPLIIGGTAVCGAGKFGRYLGRLVFERDEENGPFRYVTGESFPVDPSLSESTVSAAAILHMERGNEALSETVAITDRSLALDISGESPFANLLAQSVRHFTGTAFSLVNAGQLLGPLPKGEITAGMLHALCPSPINPCVMRLSGRDIRIALKQSLAAEFREKVIYGYGFRGERLGGLAVDGIKILYDPHGMPYDKNIAVFVDGQPLEDSREYSVGTIDMFTFRTGYESIGNGQDVLFLLPHFLRDLLRMELQRPGSLDECGQARWEPRIP, encoded by the coding sequence ATGAGGCCTGAAACAGAGCGACTTACGATTCTTCATACCAATGATATTCACAGCCACTTCGAAATGATGAGCCCGCTCGCAGCCGCTATCACAAGGCAGAGAACAGAAGCTCAAGGCGGCACCGTGCTGCTCTTTGATATTGGCGATCATATGGACCGGGCAGCCGCGGCAACCGAAGGAACGATGGGCCAGGCGAATATCGATATGATCAACCTTACAGGCTATGACACCGTTACGATCGGGAACAATGAAGGCCTGACTTTTTCTCAGGACATTTTATCGGGCATCTTTGCCGGCATTGAGTGTCCGGTCGTATGCTGCAATTTGGTAGAGACGGCAACGGGCAATCCCCCACTTTGGATGAAGCGCCACACGATTCTGGAAAGAGAGGGGGTTAGGATCGGAGTTACGGGAGCAACGGCGCCCTTTGCCCCGTTCTATTCGCTGCTCGGCTGGGATGCGCTGGAGCCGGAAGAATGCCTCCGGGAAGAGTGCCGGCTGCTCGCGCATCAGGTGGATATCCTAATTATACTTTCTCATCTGGGCCTGCCGGCCGACAAGCTGCTGGCGGAGCGGCTGGACGGAGTCCACGCCATTCTGGGCGGACATACACATCATGTGCTGGAACAGCCGCTGATCATTGGCGGTACGGCAGTATGCGGCGCAGGTAAATTCGGGCGATACTTGGGGCGGCTTGTATTCGAACGTGACGAAGAGAACGGACCTTTCCGGTATGTAACGGGTGAGAGCTTCCCTGTCGATCCCTCGCTCTCCGAATCCACGGTTTCCGCTGCGGCCATTCTCCATATGGAACGCGGAAATGAAGCATTGAGTGAGACGGTTGCCATTACCGACCGGAGCCTCGCGCTTGATATCAGTGGAGAATCGCCCTTTGCCAATCTGCTGGCGCAGTCGGTGAGACATTTCACTGGGACTGCCTTCTCACTGGTAAATGCCGGCCAGCTGCTCGGGCCGCTTCCTAAGGGAGAGATTACGGCAGGTATGCTGCATGCGCTTTGTCCTTCCCCGATCAATCCGTGCGTTATGCGTCTGTCCGGCAGGGATATTCGCATCGCGCTGAAGCAGAGTCTGGCCGCCGAGTTCCGTGAGAAGGTCATTTACGGTTATGGCTTCCGGGGAGAACGGCTCGGTGGTCTGGCGGTGGACGGAATAAAAATCCTGTACGATCCTCATGGGATGCCGTATGATAAAAATATTGCAGTTTTTGTCGACGGACAGCCGCTTGAGGACAGCAGGGAATACTCCGTCGGAACGATCGACATGTTCACTTTTCGTACGGGATATGAGTCAATAGGCAATGGACAGGACGTTCTGTTCCTGCTGCCTCATTTCCTGCGGGACCTGCTGCGGATGGAATTGCAGCGTCCGGGAAGTCTGGACGAGTGCGGACAAGCCCGCTGGGAACCGAGAATTCCCTAG
- a CDS encoding undecaprenyl-diphosphate phosphatase has translation MDTITAIILAIVEGITEFIPVSSTGHMILTSRLLQFDEQSDLMKTFEIVIQLGAILAIALVYRGRILDLLGIGRKRDRGGIMPRSRLNLIHVLLGIVPALAVAFFARDFIKSHFGASTVLWALVAGGILMIIAEWVNKRKIRVTAEEMDDITYGQALAIGLYQIISVLWPGFSRSGSTISGGMLTGVSYKASADFSFLIAIPIMCAASGYELIDSYKEITGDMIGIFAIGFLLSFVVAYIVVVLFMRLIQKIRLTHFAIYRFVLAACFWLFVMR, from the coding sequence ATGGACACGATTACAGCCATTATTCTAGCTATTGTTGAAGGGATTACCGAATTTATTCCTGTTTCCTCTACCGGCCACATGATTCTGACCTCACGGCTGCTTCAATTTGACGAACAGAGTGATTTGATGAAGACGTTCGAAATTGTCATTCAACTGGGGGCGATTCTCGCTATCGCGCTCGTTTACCGCGGCCGTATACTCGATTTGCTGGGAATCGGCCGCAAGAGGGATAGAGGGGGCATTATGCCCCGCTCACGGCTCAACCTCATTCATGTTCTTCTAGGCATCGTTCCCGCGCTTGCCGTAGCCTTTTTCGCCCGCGATTTTATCAAAAGCCATTTTGGCGCTAGTACGGTGCTGTGGGCGCTTGTCGCAGGGGGGATTCTGATGATCATTGCCGAATGGGTCAACAAGCGCAAAATTAGGGTCACCGCGGAAGAAATGGACGACATAACCTACGGCCAGGCTCTGGCGATCGGACTGTATCAGATTATTTCCGTACTGTGGCCCGGCTTTTCGCGATCCGGCTCAACCATCTCTGGCGGTATGCTGACCGGCGTCAGCTATAAGGCTTCGGCCGACTTCTCTTTTTTGATCGCCATTCCGATCATGTGCGCTGCTTCAGGGTATGAGCTGATCGATTCGTATAAGGAAATTACCGGCGATATGATTGGAATCTTTGCTATCGGATTTCTGCTTTCGTTCGTTGTAGCTTATATCGTCGTTGTTTTGTTCATGCGTTTGATTCAAAAAATCCGGCTTACCCATTTTGCCATTTACCGCTTTGTGTTGGCCGCCTGTTTCTGGTTGTTCGTTATGCGCTGA
- a CDS encoding HD-GYP domain-containing protein encodes MRLVPINRLQEGMKLGRKIYNDEGLVLLSDGVVLNSSLISRLSKIDIGYVYIHDALTEDVEIPDMLQDETRNQALKTIRTQFQEMSSASGIKRGFYHLDKKFSKVMDSILDEMSGQEDPMIMLHDMHTTDNYLYTHSLNVCLYTLVLGIAHGYGRSDLTMLGLGSLLHDIGKTQIPVKIIQKPGMLSDEEFRHMQAHTEIGYKILKEEPNIPLLVAHCALQHHERINGSGYPRGLLGPQIHEYAKWIGVADSYDAMTSSRVYKKAMLPHQAVEALYVGSGTLYEQQQLEIFRDRVAIYPIGLNVNLSTGESGVVVKIDPSLPHRPVVRVIEGPEREKIAPYELDLRKTLSVIISSVME; translated from the coding sequence TTGCGTTTGGTACCTATCAATCGGCTTCAAGAGGGGATGAAGCTGGGCAGGAAAATATATAATGATGAAGGACTAGTGCTGCTCTCGGACGGTGTGGTGCTTAATAGTTCGTTGATTAGCCGCTTGTCCAAGATAGATATCGGCTATGTATATATTCATGATGCGCTGACGGAAGATGTGGAGATTCCGGACATGCTTCAGGACGAGACTCGTAATCAGGCGCTGAAAACAATACGCACTCAGTTTCAGGAAATGTCGAGCGCTTCAGGCATTAAGAGAGGCTTTTATCATCTGGATAAGAAATTCTCCAAAGTTATGGATTCCATTCTGGACGAAATGTCCGGACAGGAAGATCCGATGATTATGCTGCATGACATGCATACTACCGACAATTACCTGTACACTCATTCACTGAACGTATGCCTTTATACTCTGGTGCTTGGAATCGCTCACGGCTACGGCCGCAGCGACTTAACAATGCTCGGTCTGGGCTCTCTGCTCCATGATATCGGCAAGACACAGATCCCAGTAAAAATCATCCAAAAACCTGGCATGCTAAGCGATGAGGAATTTCGGCACATGCAGGCGCATACCGAGATCGGGTATAAGATTCTAAAGGAAGAGCCGAACATACCCCTGCTAGTCGCCCATTGCGCATTGCAGCATCATGAGCGGATTAATGGGTCCGGCTATCCGCGCGGTCTTCTCGGTCCCCAGATTCACGAATACGCCAAATGGATCGGCGTGGCGGATTCCTATGATGCCATGACCTCCAGCCGTGTCTATAAAAAGGCCATGCTGCCGCACCAGGCGGTAGAGGCGCTTTATGTCGGTTCGGGTACGCTGTACGAGCAGCAGCAGCTGGAGATTTTTCGTGACCGTGTGGCAATTTACCCGATTGGCTTGAATGTAAATCTCAGCACCGGGGAATCCGGCGTGGTCGTCAAGATTGACCCGAGTCTTCCCCACAGACCCGTTGTAAGGGTCATTGAAGGCCCGGAGAGAGAGAAGATTGCTCCGTATGAACTTGATCTGCGCAAGACCCTGTCCGTGATTATTTCCAGCGTGATGGAATAG
- the yfkAB gene encoding radical SAM/CxCxxxxC motif protein YfkAB — MNRFQSPASITKELSPSYDPWDPISSLQRYGKHVLTSVEMTVTNLCNMRCEHCAVGDSLTTREGEMLPLENMLNRLEEVEHLETISITGGEPMFRADTVDNIIVPLLKYAKERGVRSQINSNLTMPYSRYEKLLPYLDVMHISFNYVNGDDFHEVGFAGSGHAVAKDTAYRLYNTMLDNAQRLSREGMFISAESMINYRTHGKLPEIHRLIGDMGCSRHEVHPMYASNFASSLPVLSLKETAAAINTLLDHRNPGMWMLFGTLPFFACSILEEDHELLRRLKCEKNVTVRNDPDGRNRVNVNMFTGDVFVTDFADIPAFGNIAESKLDDIFAEWQNEHPLNQRVNCHCADAGCCGPNLLVKEMYYPDIDFKSRKAITL; from the coding sequence ATGAATAGGTTTCAATCGCCAGCCTCAATCACTAAGGAATTGTCGCCCAGTTACGATCCCTGGGATCCTATCTCCTCACTGCAAAGGTACGGTAAGCATGTGCTCACCAGTGTGGAAATGACGGTAACGAATCTGTGCAATATGCGCTGCGAGCACTGTGCGGTTGGCGATAGTTTGACGACACGGGAAGGAGAGATGCTGCCGCTTGAGAACATGCTGAACAGGCTGGAGGAAGTGGAGCATCTGGAGACAATCAGCATTACCGGCGGAGAACCGATGTTCCGAGCGGATACTGTCGACAATATCATCGTGCCGCTGCTCAAATATGCGAAGGAGCGGGGGGTGCGCTCACAGATCAATTCGAATCTGACGATGCCGTATTCCCGGTATGAGAAGCTGCTTCCGTATCTTGACGTTATGCATATCTCGTTCAACTATGTGAACGGCGACGATTTTCATGAGGTGGGTTTCGCTGGGAGCGGCCATGCCGTAGCAAAAGACACTGCTTACCGCCTGTATAACACAATGCTGGATAATGCGCAGCGGCTTAGCCGGGAAGGCATGTTCATTTCGGCGGAATCCATGATCAATTACCGGACACACGGCAAGCTGCCGGAAATTCATCGGCTGATTGGAGATATGGGCTGCAGCAGGCATGAAGTTCATCCGATGTACGCTTCCAATTTCGCGTCTTCGCTTCCGGTTCTGTCGCTAAAGGAGACTGCCGCTGCCATCAATACCCTGTTGGACCACCGGAATCCTGGGATGTGGATGCTGTTCGGAACGCTGCCCTTTTTTGCATGCAGCATCTTGGAGGAGGACCACGAACTGCTGCGCCGGCTGAAGTGCGAGAAGAACGTAACGGTACGGAATGATCCGGATGGCCGCAATCGAGTCAATGTCAACATGTTTACCGGTGATGTGTTCGTTACGGATTTTGCCGACATACCCGCATTCGGGAATATCGCTGAGAGTAAACTGGACGATATTTTTGCGGAATGGCAAAATGAACATCCGCTGAACCAGAGGGTTAACTGCCACTGCGCCGATGCCGGCTGCTGCGGCCCCAATCTGTTAGTGAAAGAAATGTACTACCCGGATATTGACTTTAAATCGAGGAAAGCGATCACTTTGTAG
- a CDS encoding hemolysin family protein, translating into MHTEFEVGSLILNLLLVLVLVLLNGVFVAAEFSLVKVRQSRLTQLQTEGNKLAGYALKVNHRLDAYLSATQLGITLASLGLGWVGEPAISELLVEPLMFKLGVTDHTFISTVSVVIGFCIITFLHIVLGELAPKSLAIQKTEGSALLLSAPLIFFYKLFFPVIWVLNASANWLLRLIGVEPASEAEAAHSEEEIRILMNQSAKSGVIDKDEMKLMDNLFEFSDRLAREVMLPRTDMDCLYTNLSVEENLRIVSETKHSRYPVALEDKDRIIGFVHITDFLLASPEQQGDLAALVRPILNVPESIEISHALRLMQKNHSQMTLVVDEYGGTAGLLTAEEIIEEIVGDLHDEFEDERPDVEYKDDGYISVDGRMLIEDVNDLAGIQIEDDEVDSIGGWLFKELEGNPAKGKRRVVDHVIFEVEESTRLRITRINIHREPAPPEEESAEAQTENE; encoded by the coding sequence GTGCATACGGAATTCGAGGTAGGAAGTTTAATTCTTAACCTTCTGCTTGTTCTGGTGCTCGTCTTATTAAACGGTGTCTTTGTGGCGGCGGAATTCTCGCTCGTAAAGGTTCGCCAATCCCGGCTGACGCAGCTTCAAACCGAAGGCAATAAACTGGCGGGTTATGCGCTCAAAGTCAACCATCGGCTTGATGCTTATCTGTCCGCTACCCAGCTTGGCATAACCTTAGCCTCGCTTGGCCTTGGTTGGGTAGGGGAGCCGGCGATTTCAGAGCTGCTGGTGGAGCCGCTGATGTTCAAGTTGGGTGTCACGGATCATACCTTTATTTCGACCGTATCGGTCGTTATCGGCTTTTGCATCATCACCTTCTTACATATTGTGCTCGGTGAGCTCGCGCCCAAATCCCTGGCGATCCAGAAGACGGAGGGCTCTGCGCTGCTGCTTTCAGCTCCATTAATTTTCTTTTACAAGCTGTTCTTCCCGGTTATCTGGGTGCTGAATGCGTCGGCGAACTGGCTGCTACGCCTGATCGGCGTGGAGCCGGCCAGCGAGGCGGAGGCCGCTCACTCCGAAGAGGAGATCCGGATCCTGATGAATCAGAGCGCGAAGAGCGGCGTGATCGATAAGGACGAAATGAAGCTGATGGACAATTTATTCGAGTTCTCCGACCGTTTGGCCCGCGAGGTCATGCTTCCCCGGACGGATATGGACTGCCTGTACACGAACCTGTCCGTGGAGGAGAATTTGCGGATTGTCTCGGAGACGAAGCATTCCCGCTATCCCGTGGCTTTGGAGGACAAGGACCGGATTATCGGCTTTGTGCATATTACCGATTTTCTGCTCGCGTCTCCGGAGCAGCAGGGAGATCTGGCGGCTCTGGTTCGTCCGATCCTGAATGTACCGGAATCGATCGAGATCAGCCATGCGCTGCGGTTGATGCAGAAGAATCATTCCCAGATGACGCTGGTCGTGGACGAATACGGCGGTACCGCCGGTCTGCTTACTGCGGAGGAAATAATCGAAGAAATCGTCGGCGATCTGCATGACGAGTTCGAAGATGAGCGCCCCGATGTGGAGTATAAGGATGACGGCTATATCTCGGTCGACGGCCGGATGCTGATAGAGGATGTCAATGACCTCGCAGGCATCCAGATTGAGGATGACGAGGTCGATTCCATTGGCGGCTGGCTGTTCAAGGAACTTGAAGGGAACCCGGCCAAAGGAAAACGCAGAGTCGTCGATCATGTTATATTCGAGGTGGAGGAATCCACCCGACTCAGGATTACCCGGATTAATATTCACCGGGAGCCTGCGCCTCCTGAAGAAGAGTCGGCTGAAGCTCAGACTGAGAACGAATAA
- a CDS encoding spore coat associated protein CotJA, which produces MSNSEVRYYTPFRGPFDPCPPIPCKTYVVPPQLFLGFQPPNLPQFNLPEALRFGTLWPALFSPYSPQIRGGN; this is translated from the coding sequence TTGTCAAATTCCGAGGTGCGTTACTATACGCCGTTCAGAGGACCGTTCGACCCCTGCCCGCCGATTCCTTGCAAGACCTATGTTGTGCCGCCTCAGCTGTTTCTTGGTTTTCAACCGCCCAACCTGCCGCAGTTCAATCTTCCGGAGGCGCTGAGATTCGGTACGCTCTGGCCGGCGCTGTTTAGTCCGTATTCACCTCAAATCAGAGGAGGGAATTAA
- a CDS encoding spore coat protein CotJB: protein MDANPHDPRYYELLEQLQTLDFALVELNLYLDTHPTDLKSIQQFNQLTQERTRLAKQFQELYGPLQNFGRAYSKCPWEWSQSPWPWQV from the coding sequence ATGGATGCGAATCCTCACGATCCCCGTTACTATGAGCTGCTCGAGCAGCTGCAGACGCTTGATTTTGCGCTGGTGGAGCTGAATCTTTATCTGGACACCCATCCGACCGATCTGAAGAGCATCCAGCAGTTTAACCAGCTTACCCAGGAGCGTACCCGGCTGGCAAAACAGTTCCAGGAGCTGTACGGTCCGCTGCAAAACTTTGGGCGCGCCTATTCGAAATGCCCTTGGGAATGGAGTCAGAGCCCCTGGCCCTGGCAGGTCTAG
- a CDS encoding manganese catalase family protein, with the protein MWVYEKKLQYPVRVSKCDVRMAKYLIEQYGGADGELAAALRYMNQRYTIPDKIIGVLTDISTEELAHLEMIATMVYKLTKDATVEQLKEAGLGAHYANHDSALYYENAGGVPWTAAYIQAKGDPIADLYEDIAAEEKARATYQWLINMTDDVDLQDSLKFLREREVVHSQRFRESVEILKEDREYKKIF; encoded by the coding sequence GTGTGGGTGTATGAAAAAAAGCTGCAGTATCCGGTAAGAGTGAGCAAGTGCGACGTTCGGATGGCAAAGTATTTGATCGAGCAGTATGGGGGTGCGGATGGGGAGCTGGCCGCCGCTCTTCGCTATATGAATCAAAGATATACCATCCCGGATAAAATTATCGGGGTGCTTACTGACATTTCAACGGAAGAGCTGGCCCATTTGGAAATGATTGCAACCATGGTCTACAAGCTGACCAAAGACGCGACCGTGGAGCAGCTGAAGGAGGCTGGACTCGGCGCCCATTATGCCAACCATGATTCCGCTCTTTATTACGAGAATGCCGGGGGCGTGCCGTGGACGGCAGCCTATATTCAGGCAAAAGGGGACCCGATTGCCGATCTGTATGAAGACATTGCCGCAGAGGAAAAAGCACGGGCTACATATCAGTGGCTGATCAACATGACCGACGATGTGGATCTGCAGGACAGTCTCAAATTCCTCAGGGAAAGGGAAGTCGTGCATTCGCAGCGGTTTAGGGAATCCGTCGAGATTCTCAAGGAGGACCGGGAGTACAAGAAGATTTTCTGA
- a CDS encoding CapA family protein, with the protein MRKLPAIIIVIILVLSTNAGIGTAASASTKAAASDGVKLVFAGDILLDGYVGDQIAKYGVNYPFLKVAPVLKKADVAFANLETPVSTRGEASDKTFVFRSKPGTLAGLNYAGIDGVTVANNHVLDYGQTAMLDTLSYLDKYGIGRTGAGRNIEEAFKPYTKTVNGKKIAVLGVSHVLSGPSWYAGKNKPGAASAYTAEPLLGMIKQAAKDSDFTVVYIHWNQEFKDYPLQESRKLARQMIDSGADLIIGSHSHCLMGIEYYKHKPIYYSLGNFVFNRSTRGGEKTLDSMLAHFQIAGDKLSASITPVKITRGQPVFMDANYNKKIIQTLNKLSYNASVDSKGNVSEKNTSAK; encoded by the coding sequence TTGCGAAAATTACCAGCAATTATCATTGTGATTATACTGGTCCTATCTACGAATGCAGGGATTGGAACGGCGGCATCCGCTTCCACTAAAGCAGCGGCTTCGGATGGCGTCAAGCTGGTGTTCGCCGGCGACATTCTGCTGGACGGTTATGTCGGCGATCAGATTGCAAAATACGGGGTAAACTACCCCTTCCTCAAAGTAGCGCCCGTGTTGAAAAAAGCGGATGTGGCCTTCGCCAATCTGGAAACGCCTGTTTCGACAAGAGGTGAGGCGTCAGATAAAACGTTCGTGTTCCGGTCCAAGCCGGGTACGCTCGCCGGATTAAATTATGCCGGAATTGACGGAGTAACCGTGGCGAACAACCATGTTCTTGATTATGGGCAGACGGCGATGCTGGACACTTTGTCCTATCTGGACAAGTATGGGATCGGCCGCACAGGAGCGGGCCGGAATATTGAGGAAGCGTTCAAGCCTTACACAAAGACTGTAAATGGCAAGAAGATCGCCGTGCTGGGCGTAAGCCATGTGCTGTCCGGCCCTTCGTGGTATGCGGGCAAGAACAAACCGGGGGCGGCCTCGGCCTACACCGCGGAGCCGCTGCTCGGCATGATCAAACAAGCGGCCAAAGACAGTGATTTTACCGTCGTTTACATTCACTGGAATCAAGAATTCAAGGATTATCCGTTGCAAGAATCCCGTAAGCTTGCCAGACAGATGATCGACAGTGGAGCGGATCTCATTATCGGATCGCACAGCCATTGCCTGATGGGAATTGAGTACTACAAGCACAAGCCTATCTATTATTCGCTGGGAAACTTTGTGTTCAACCGCTCCACGCGGGGCGGAGAGAAGACGCTGGATTCGATGCTGGCCCATTTTCAAATTGCCGGAGACAAGCTGTCTGCCAGTATAACGCCGGTCAAAATCACGCGAGGTCAGCCGGTATTTATGGATGCAAATTATAACAAGAAGATTATTCAGACGCTGAACAAGCTGTCATACAACGCTTCCGTTGATTCAAAGGGCAATGTGTCCGAGAAAAATACAAGCGCAAAGTGA
- a CDS encoding AbrB/MazE/SpoVT family DNA-binding domain-containing protein yields the protein MKATGIVRKVDELGRIVIPIELRRTMGIDIKDPLEIFVDGEKIILRKYEPTCIFSGSSENLINFKGKMVSRDILDELIESFDHQAK from the coding sequence ATGAAGGCAACAGGGATTGTAAGAAAAGTGGATGAATTGGGACGTATCGTTATTCCGATTGAGCTGCGCCGCACAATGGGAATCGACATCAAGGACCCGCTTGAAATTTTTGTCGATGGTGAGAAGATCATCCTCAGAAAATATGAACCTACCTGCATTTTCTCCGGAAGCTCGGAGAACCTGATTAACTTCAAAGGCAAAATGGTCAGCCGGGACATTCTTGACGAGCTGATTGAGAGCTTTGATCATCAGGCGAAATGA